The Geotrypetes seraphini chromosome 2, aGeoSer1.1, whole genome shotgun sequence genome contains the following window.
gttttcaggatttccccaatgaatatgcattgaaagcagtgcatgcacatagatctcatgcatattcattggggaaatcctgaaaatccgactggattgcggccctcaaggtgggactttgagacccctgatttagaagCAACACCTTTGAGAGAGGTAATAGTAGTCATTTGCAGAAGGAGATCAGGTGTGGACTTTAATTTTTGAAGATCGGGATACGATGCGCAAACGCAATGTTTTCATTGAAGCCATCTAAAATATTGGCTGGCTGGTAAACTATATTTATCACGGACTTCATCAAAAGTCAGCCATCTATTATGATTAAGGAGGTCTTGCAAAGCACATCTCTCACATTTTTGCCACATAGACCAGTTCAAGGTAGCGTTTTGGATTTTAAAGGTGTCATTATTCCATAAAGAGATCCGAGAGGTGTCCTTCCATTTGATCTTCATTACGCTATCGAAGTACAACATTCATTGAGTTAAGAATGCGATTAGATTGTTGTTTTGGAGGAGAAGACATTGTCAAGGTTAAGGGCAAGAGTGTTGGTACCAGGTAAACTTTTCTCCAGAGAAAATCACGAATGGGGATCAGACATAGTTTTATTAAGAATCCATAAAGCGCCCTGATGCATTATAAATGCCAggtgatattttttaaaaatccggAAAGTTGACTCCACCTTTCATCttatcatttttaagtttatGCATTGCTTTGTATTttctttaattttgtggttaccattatgtattaataaggttATGTTGTGAgtttatgaaaaatggatggaagaaattgcgttaGAATTAGTACTAGTattgtgggggtggggtctggggtggagcttgggcgggggtactcagttggtatttgttaggcttaaggggcacttggcttgaagaagttgagaaacactgttctaacaCATGATTAATACCTTCTGTTTATATCCACCAGATCATGAGATCAcacaagaaaggaagagagaaggagaacatTCCATAGAAAGAGAAGAAATCCAAAGACAGTCAGAAAATGTCTGTGAGAATATTTCCCAGGGAACTAAGAGGATTCACACAGAGAACTTTAAGCAGAAATCAAAGGAACAGAGAAACCCAGCAGGAGACTCAAGGGATGGAGTCACTAAGTGTGAGAGAAATGACAGGGAGCTCAGTAGCATCCCAGAGGGCCAAAGACCAGTCCGAATTAATAATAGTGATAAAGTGGCTTCTGACTTCCACCATGGcaagaagaaggggaaaaaacaccaaaaagaattTGCATCTACGAGGAGCATCAATTTTATTAGTCCTAAAGGTAATAAGAGCATCCCCTTGTTCTCAGAACTCCAAAAGCACAAAAGGAATCATAAAAATGAAAACCCAATTACATCCACTGAACATAATAAATGCTTATCtcaactttcaaatctaaaaagacacaaaatgtttcatactggatacaaaccatatacatgtagtcAGTGTAATAAAAGATTCACCCGGCTTTCATATCTAAGAATTCACCAGAGGAGCCACAAGGGAgataaaccatttacatgtactgagtgtaataaaagtttcactgATAGATCAGGactaaaaagacaccaaatgatccatacagggtacaaaccatttacatgtactgagtgtaataaaagcttcactcatgtTTCAAGTCTAAAGAgccaccaaatgatccacacagggtacaaaccatttacatgtactgagtgtaataaaagcttcactcactcTTCACATCTAAAGACTcatcagaggatccacacagggtacaaaccatttacatgtactgagtgtaataaaagcttcactcaggtttcacatctaaaaagtcatcagagaatccacacagggtacaaaccatttacatgtattgagtgtaataaaagcttcactgatAGATCAGGactaaaaagacaccaaatgatccacacagggaacaaaccatttacatgtactgagtgtaataaaagcttcactcactcTTCACATCTAAAGACTcatcagaggatccacacagggtacaaaccatttaaatgtactgagtgtaataaaagcttccctTATGTTTCAAGTCTAGAAagacaccaaatgatccacacagggaacaaaccatttacatgtactgaatgtaataaaagcttcactcagctttcatgtCTAAAaagtcaccagaggatccacacgggaGACAAACTATATAATTGTACTGAGTGTGCTAAAAGCTTCATTCATCTTTCACGTCTAAAaagtcaccagaggatccacacgggaGACAAACCATATAATTGTACTGAGTGTACTAAAAGCTTCAttcagctttcacatctaaaactTCACCAGAGGAACCACACGGGAGAAAAACCATTTAaatgtaccgagtgtaataaaagcttccctTGTCTTTCACAGCTAAAATGTCATCAGAGGAACCACACgggagacaaaacatttaaatgtaccgagtgtaataaaagcttccctTGTGTTTCACAGCTAAAATGTCAGAGGAATCACacgggagacaaaccatttaaatgtaccgagtgtaataaaagcttcactcaatattacaatctaaaaagacaccaaataATCCACACTGGATACAAATcatttacatgttctgagtgtaataaaagcttcactcgactttcaagtctaaaaagacacaaaagtaTTCATACTGGGTAAAGTCCATATACATGTAGTGaatataataaaagcttcactcaaagATCCTGAGCCTCAggtctcagtctccttttttcataaACAGCTTGGTGCCCTTGGGTCTTCTCAggatttttcctccattttggaggcttgacagtgggatttagggagggagctTGGGGTGGAATTTTTGCTCCAAGCTCTTAAACCTATCCCAGTTCTAGTACATAATGCTGAGCTCCGGGAATGGCACTGTAGAACCCTGTTGAGAGCGTACACGTCCCAGAGTCAGGCCTACCACATGGGCTGTGTGGATACCCAACTTTGTACTACCTGTATCATTGAAGtgaattcttattttcatggcctTTGGCTTTGTGAGAGTATTCAGGGTTTTTGGAGGGATTAAATCCATAGCCAACATTCTTGACTCTCGGTCCCTTAATATTGTAATACACTCTCATAATTTCCAAGCTTGACTCCTGCAATTCTCTGCTCAAAGGAGTCTGCCAAAAAGACATCCGCCGTTTACAATTAATCTTAAATACGGCCATAAAAATTAtaatcccccccaaaataaatacatttgatcacgttactcccTTGTTAAAAAGTGCTCCCTGGCTACTTATCCATCACCATATCACGTACAAAATTGCTTTAATCACTTTCAAATCTATGAAAACCAAGGAACCCACTTTTAACCATAAATACCTGATTCCACATGATCCCCCGAGAACATTAAGATCTGCATCACAGCATCTTCTTTatgtcccatccctaaaaatTATTATTGCAACAATAGCCCCTGCAATATGGAATTTGTTACCATCATATTTAAGGTCTGAACAGAATTTGGATAAATTCAAGGGTGGCCtcaaaagctttttatttaaagacgcatatgactgttttatcccaggacaagcaggcagcatattcttgactgatgggtgacggcaccgacggagccccggtacggacaattttagagtgattgcactctaagaacttagaaagttctagctaggcccgcaccgcacatgcgcgagtgccttcccgcctgacgaaggcgcgcggtccccagtttcttagtttccgcggagttaagaagacgcgtgtttccaacggctgttggaaaattttttctattttcatcGACTTCCCGCTCGCGCATTATTTTTCTTCGTGTATTACTCACGTTATTTttctttcctaaaaaaaaaaaaaaagtgaaaaagtctatttttttttacttttttcggtcggccccggcggggcctgttggcaccatcgaagcctcgggcttcgattttgctacggccgtttttcccttcatgcccccttcaccgagttttaaaaagtgtcagcggtgtgcacgccctatttctttatccgacccgcacaagtggtgctttcagtgtttgggtctggaccatagggctgaaacgtgcacccgctgtagttctcttcaaaagagaactttgaagaatcgccaaattcaacagaggattcttttcggtgccgctaTGGAGATTCCACCGGCATCGACTCCGGCAACTTCCTCCAAGTCGACACCGGTGGTATCGACACCGCAAGATTCATCATCGGTGTCGCACCCTGTaagtaagctggctaagaagccatcccctactgttcttggcccgccagtcgaacatgcagtgagccaagtcctgcagactgcacGCCGGCCCCGAAAATgctccgctcccatagaagtcactgcctcttcatcggcatcgacttcgcctgagcgtcaagctgcaccgcaggtaccgagcaagaaaaaagcatgccgtcgggaccgtctctggatgagcgtatagcatccatcctccaggtccagcttaaggagcaattacaacatctgctcccggctctgctgactccgaaccttccagtgtcggtatcTACTGAGCCTCCGGTACCGATCGTCGACCAGCCTATTTTatcggcatcgacgttatcggtaccgcttaaatctgcctcttccatgtCTATGCCTATTTTATCGGCAGAGCCTAAGTCGCTTCGACGTACTGCTCATTTGGCCTCTGATCCGGTGCCGTTCTCTGACATCCGTACCGCTTTACAGTCACCGGGTACGGTGTCGATACGTTCAGGCAAATTGGTACACAAAACCAGGCATACTGAAGCCTCTACTCCTCTATCTCAGGGCCATCTTTCATCGGTacgtgaccctgatttatgggatgattccgaggatcccctcggtaccgaggaggatttttcatcggatgaggctgacccatcagtgcaggatcctgctagtaaacCAGAGCACTCTTCCTTCTCTAAGTTTCTTcgggaaatgtcagacaccctttctctccccttggagtctgattctaagAAGTCAAAAGCATTCTTGGATGCTTtagacttcgaccaacctcccaaagaattcttGAAGTTACCTCTTCATGatatcttaagggaaacttttta
Protein-coding sequences here:
- the LOC117355682 gene encoding gastrula zinc finger protein XlCGF49.1-like; this encodes MIHTGNKPFTCTECNKSFTHSSHLKTHQRIHTGYKPFKCTECNKSFPYVSSLERHQMIHTGNKPFTCTECNKSFTQLSCLKSHQRIHTGDKLYNCTECAKSFIHLSRLKSHQRIHTGDKPYNCTECTKSFIQLSHLKLHQRNHTGEKPFKCTECNKSFPCLSQLKCHQRNHTGDKTFKCTECNKSFPCVSQLKCQRNHTGDKPFKCTECNKSFTQYYNLKRHQIIHTGYKSFTCSECNKSFTRLSSLKRHKSIHTG